From a single Methylosinus sp. H3A genomic region:
- a CDS encoding N-acetylmuramoyl-L-alanine amidase, translated as MDDWRTGAGPSRAHGRFARGFVRAALAAGLAFGIAGASAEPTPPPEPVAAIAARIEQQKDRARLVFETTAEVTPTVFPVADPYRIVVDLPEMAFRLDPELGRRPKDKRGGDELVTSFRFGHFAPGRSRIVIDLARPAKIIRAESDSKSKTPRLVIELEPSDAASFASEAARRAPAASRAAAAEPAPPPAPGGKPLLVIDPGHGGVDVGAAGPHGEQEKTIVLEFARTLKTKLEADGKLRVILTRNEDAFMALDERVRVARQAGAELFLSIHADTLGEASVEGATVYTVSARASDSEAAKIAEKENFADRAAGLERKSEDAGEVGDILFDLTRRETRAYSRVFARTLIAYWQTVGHLNKNPSRSAGFVVLKAFDIPSVLLELGYLSSSRDLSRLVSAEWRDHAAEATAQAIERYFAERQEQAQEQVQAAAPAQAVAATARPQ; from the coding sequence ATGGACGACTGGCGAACGGGGGCCGGGCCTTCGCGGGCTCATGGGCGTTTTGCGCGCGGATTCGTGCGGGCCGCGCTCGCCGCGGGCCTTGCTTTCGGCATCGCCGGGGCTTCGGCGGAGCCGACGCCTCCGCCCGAGCCGGTCGCCGCGATCGCCGCGCGAATCGAACAGCAGAAGGACCGGGCGCGCCTCGTCTTCGAGACGACGGCCGAGGTGACGCCGACCGTCTTTCCGGTCGCCGACCCTTATCGAATCGTCGTCGATCTGCCCGAAATGGCCTTCCGCCTCGACCCAGAGCTCGGGCGCCGGCCCAAGGACAAGCGCGGCGGCGACGAGCTCGTGACCTCCTTCCGCTTCGGCCATTTCGCGCCCGGACGCTCGCGAATCGTCATCGATCTCGCACGGCCCGCCAAGATCATTCGCGCCGAGAGCGATTCGAAATCGAAAACCCCGCGTCTCGTCATCGAGCTCGAGCCCTCCGACGCGGCGAGCTTTGCGTCCGAGGCGGCCCGCAGGGCGCCCGCCGCCTCCCGCGCCGCCGCGGCCGAGCCGGCGCCGCCTCCCGCGCCGGGCGGCAAGCCCTTGCTGGTCATCGACCCTGGCCATGGCGGCGTCGATGTCGGCGCGGCCGGCCCGCATGGCGAGCAGGAGAAGACCATCGTCCTCGAATTCGCCCGAACGCTGAAGACGAAGCTCGAGGCGGATGGCAAGCTGCGCGTGATCCTCACCCGCAATGAGGACGCCTTCATGGCGCTCGACGAGCGCGTGCGCGTCGCGCGCCAGGCCGGGGCCGAATTATTCCTGTCGATTCACGCCGATACGCTCGGCGAGGCGAGCGTCGAGGGGGCCACGGTCTACACCGTCTCCGCCCGCGCCTCGGACTCCGAGGCGGCGAAAATCGCCGAAAAGGAGAATTTCGCCGATCGCGCGGCCGGGCTCGAGCGCAAATCCGAGGACGCCGGCGAAGTCGGCGACATTCTCTTCGATCTCACTCGGCGCGAGACGCGCGCCTACAGCCGCGTCTTCGCCCGCACGCTGATCGCTTATTGGCAGACCGTCGGCCATCTCAACAAAAATCCGAGCCGCTCGGCCGGCTTCGTGGTGCTGAAAGCCTTCGACATTCCCTCGGTGCTGCTCGAGCTCGGCTATCTGTCGAGCTCGCGCGATTTGTCGCGGCTCGTCTCGGCGGAATGGCGCGACCATGCGGCCGAGGCCACGGCGCAGGCGATCGAGCGTTATTTCGCGGAACGCCAGGAGCAGGCGCAAGAGCAAGTGCAAGCCGCGGCGCCTGCTCAGGCCGTCGCCGCGACCGCGCGCCCACAATAA